DNA sequence from the Coffea eugenioides isolate CCC68of unplaced genomic scaffold, Ceug_1.0 ScVebR1_1739;HRSCAF=2646, whole genome shotgun sequence genome:
AACACTTATACAAGTTGAAAGACTAGATAAAATCATTGGTAAAAGTTGAGGGACAATTGGAAGTCATTTACCCAAAAAATTTTACTCGAGATAAAAATGGTGTTTGAAAGCATTTCCTACAAATAGTAATGTCCATTTTTCCTTGTGAAAACCTCGGGCTTATAAAACCCTGTAAATGAATAAAGGTCATCGCCTTTGTGTGTGCTCCTATCTCACTTTAGGCTTTAGGGTTGAAACATCCAAAGATTCCATTTTCCTGGGACTCTATATCGTATGCTTTGAACTCTTCCTAAAATTCATTCACCAGGATtgtcccaatttttttttcataacatTCTTGATAATTTGGTTTTGGAATAGGGACAATACTTCATTTAAATCGGTTTTTTTAAATTATCTTCCATGGCTCATGATTCAAAGACTAAGCTCCATGCATGATCTTCCACCTTATGTATGTATTTTGTTAACATGTTCCTCGAGTTTGTAACCATGCATGTCCACCAATTattctgaaaatatttcttTGATTAATCGATAAGTATTCTTGGTGGTCATTGACTGGCTGCCTAAAATGAATCCGAACAATGTTTTCATGTTAATGTAGAAGATATGTTTTCTTCGTTTCCTAGTAACAGAAACTTTTGCTTATAATTATGatccaatttttcattttctattggGTCTATCAAGTTATAAATCTCTAATAACTTTATTAACATTGATTTAACTTTCTTGAACTGTGAGTTTCAGGTCACACGTGATGGAAGCATTTGTGGGAATTCTCGTCGATACTTTGAATTCCATGATCCAGAAGGAGAGTGGATTGCTTTGTGGTGTTGCAACTGACATGGAAAAGATTGCACGCTTGCTCTCCACCATCAAGGCAGTCCTTGAAGATGCTGAGCAGAAGCAATTCACAGACAAGGCAATACAACTCTGGTTTCAGGAGCTCAATGGTGTTGCCTATGAAATCGATGATGTATTGGATGATTACGCAGCTGAAGCCTCAAGAGTCAAGtacaaaaattctggttgttTTAGTTTGATGTGTTACCCTATAGCAGGAAACTTAGTGTTTCGTCACAGGATTGGGACAAGGATGAAGGAGATCCTTGAAAAATTTAATGCAATAGCTGATGAGCGGATAAAGCTTGGTTTGATTGATCAGAAGCGTGGGAGCAACCACTTTCAGGTTGATTCTACTGGAACACGTGAGACTGGTTCCTTGCTAAAGGAACCTGATCTAGTCCTTGGAAGGGACGAGGCGAAAGACGAGATTGTGAAAATATTGGTGAATCAAGTCAGAGATAATCAAAATGTATCAGTGCTCCCTATAGTGGGTGTTGGAGGCCTTGGAAAGACAACACTTGCCCAATTGGTGTTTAATGATGAGCGCATAGCCAAGCATTTTGAGCCAAAACTCTGGGTTTGGGTCTCAGAGGATTTTAATGTGAAGAGGATTATAAAAGCCTTAATTAATTCAATACGAGGGACTCCTGTTGAAGAATTAGAATTGGATCCTCTGCAAAGAAAACTTCAAGAGTTGTTGAGAGGGAAAAGATACTTGGTTGTACTGGATGATGTCTGGAATGAGAATCTAGAGGAATGGGAGAAACTGAAATCTGTTCTGGAATGCGGATCAAGAGGTAGTTCAATCATCATGACAACTCGCATGGAGAAGGTTGCCACAATAATTGGCACATTACAAACATATTATCTGTTGAGTTTGTCAGAGAATCATAGTTGGTCACTATTTAGGCAACGGGCATTTGGCCGTCAAGAGGTTGAAGAATATCCTAACCTTGTAGTTATCGGAAAAGAGATTGTGAAAAAATGTGGTGGTGTTCCTCTGGCTGCAAAGGCTCTTGGAGGCTTTCTACGATTTAAAAGGCAAGAAAATGAATGGAACTCCGTCAAATGCAGTGAAATTTGGAACTTACCTCAAGATACAACACATATCTTGCCCGCGTTAAGATTGAGCTACCTTAATCTTCCGGTAGAGTTGAGAGGTTGCTTTGCATATTGTGCAGCATTTCCCAAGGGCTATGAATTTGAAATAGAAGAGGTAATACATTTGTGGATGGCAAATGGATTGCTTTCATCTAATGAAACAATGGAAGTGGAAGATGTTGGTGTTGCCGTGCTGACTGAACTATATTATAGATCACTATTCCAAGCAGtaaaggaagatgaatttggCAATGCCCTCACTTTTAAGATGCATGACCTTGTCCATGATTTGGCTCGATCAGTAATGAAGGCTAAACACGGTGGAACAGAGTCAAATAGAACGATGATATTAGGTATGCCAGATGATCAGCTAACAGTGGCTTTTCCTATTACAATCACAGGCATTGACCAgtgcttttctttcttgtcaAAATGTGGCTCCCTGAGGGCTCTCATGGTAAAGTCAATGGAGTCTACCCAAGAAGAGTTTACGAAGTTGTCACATGCAATAAGCAAACTGAAACATTTAAGGCATCTAGATCTTTCAAGATCTTTAATTGTTGAACTCCCCAATTCAATTTGTGACTTGTGGAATTTGCAAATTTTAAACCTAAATGATTCTCTCATTCTTTTGAGTCTACCCAAGGGCATGAGATTCCTCAGAAATCTTCGGCATCTTTGTCTACAGGGGTGCTGGAGTTTGACTCACATGCCAAGTGGAATTGGGAAGCTGACTTGCCTACGGACGTTGAGTATGGTCGTCTTGGGTGGCAAAAAGGGCTTCCAACTAAGTGAGTTGCAAGACTTAAATATGCTTGGAGGAGAGCTAACAATTGGGCACCTTGAGAGGATTGAAGACAAAAAGGATGCAGAAGAAGCTTGCTTAATTAAAAAACATAGTCTCCGCTGGTTGAATTTGTATTGGGATTCCGAAAGAACGCTTCAACGGTACAATGATGAGGAAGTGCTTGAAGCCCTCAAACCCTGCCCCAACCTTCAACTGCTGCGTGTCCTAGGCTTCAACGGTTCATCATTTCTATCTTGGATTTCAACTGTAACAAAAGTTACTGTGAACGAAAGTGCAGCGGAGTACATAGTTGGGGCCCAAGAGAGTACTGCCGCTGCTGCTGCAATGTCCCCATTATTGAAACAACTAACGTTAGAGAACATGCCCAACCTAAAAGGAATGTTAGGAAGAGAAGTCCCAGGTACTCCAGGGGTATTCTCTCAACTTCAATCCTTGTCCTTTAAGGATTGCCCAATGTTGACATTGCCATTGCCACGTATGCTGTCCCTAAAGGAGTTATGCGTCGACAGCTGCCCGAACATGGCATGGGTCTCAATCTCCAATCTCACGGCTTTGAAGGAATTGACCATCAAGCACTCTCCCGAGCTGGAGCCTCTGCCAGAAGAAGGGTTGCGAGGCCTTGCTTCTTTGCAAGAACTCCATTTGGTCCGATGCTATAATTTGGTGAGTCTCTCAATGGGGACTAAAGCCCTCAAATCCCTGACTCGTCTATGTATCAATGGGTCACACGCGACAGCTCTGCCAGAGGAAGTCAAAAATTTCCCCGCACTACAAAAACTGGAACTGGAGAATTTTCGCAATTTAACTTCATTGCCAGACTGGTTTGGAGACCACCTCACTTCTCTTCAAGACCTGACACTAAAATATTGTCCGCTTGAAACATTTCCATCCAGCATTCAAAAGATGACGACACTTCAACATTTGACTATATTTCGCTGCTACCGACTGGGACGACAGTGTAAAAGGGGAGGAGAGGAATGGCACAAAATTAAGCACATCCCGGacctgaaaattgaaaattgagtAATACAATTATATATGAGTGGGTCCGCATATTCATGTATTACGTAATAAACTATTTGTGTACTATCCTGTAAGTGTGGAGAAGACCAACACTAGTACCCAATTTATACCATATCCAGTTGATTTGATTTGCTAGAGGTTGGATTAAATGAAAAAGATATTGAGATTTAATTGCagttctagtttttttttcataatgTTATTACTTTAGACCATCCACATTTGaaaatgtaagattaattaTGGAAAATGAATAAATACAAGGAAGTGTAGATAAGATTAAAtaagaaaagtatataaatgtaagaGAGAGTAATAATTACTAATATGCGTGTATACATGATAggtttgatgaattttaaaagcGTTAACCAATTACTAGGCATGTCAAGTATTTGATCTGGACCGAcatgaaatttttcaaaatagatCTAGACCTATGCAGTGAAGTTGCAAAATTAGAATTCTTAATAGATATGATTGAAAAATTCTCAATGTGGAAGtggaaagtttggaaattcaaaTCATTGCAATTTTCAGCAGTCGCACCTTCCTCTTCTTAATGAAACTACAAACCACAATCAAAGTGCACGTTAGTATTGCATTCTTATGGATGCAAACAATTGGGACCATGGCGTAAAAGGGAAGGAGCAAATGGTATAAAATAGCAACAGTGTCTTTATAAAAGTCTTAAAATGCCCAAGGCAGAAATGGCAACTATGTCAACAGTCTCTTTGGATCTTTCTGGTAGGGACCTAAGTTTCTTCAAGGAAAGATCCAGTTTAGGAGACCAGAGTTGCATTAGGGAGAGAGTGATTGGGCTTTGCAACATAGCAGGATTAACTGTTGAAATTTTACAAATGAATCATTGGTCAAAAATCAAGAAACCTTGCAGGTCTCAAAagcaaacaactaataaaaaaaatgtttctttGCCTTTCAACATTTGGCTCACTAGGAGGGACAAGGAACTTAACTTTACAGTTTTAACGATCTGGGCGAAAGGCAAGCAAACAAGTATCTTTAGATGACTGACTATCCAGTGCAGAACTTGAGGAATTAGTCAGCAGAGTTCCGTTATCCTGAGAGCTCAAACTACCCCATTTTGGCTATGTATCCGATGGCTCGATTACATGAACAGCACCATTACTCATACCAAGAGCAAATTGGCTGGTATACCTGACAATTGGGCGGGTTAATATTGGATTTTCACTTAAATGAGTTATACCCAACCCCCCAATTTTAGATTGGGTTGATTTTGGGTTGGGTCATTGGGTTATCTCAAACCCATGACCCAAATATGACCCAacatattaattaatatattttaatacataaactttttcacatatattttaacacacaaaaaagattttttcacacatataaacacattttcacatacataaatgtattttcacacacacaacacacacTCACTTCTTAAGTTCCTTGGAAACACATCataagtaaaataatattttatattgcttgtattgtgaattttagatagtaaattatacatttaaatagattagctaaaaaaattgtCTACTTTATACTTTTTAATACTACTAGTTGATTGAAACTTATTTTTGTCACAACTTATTAACACTTTTACTATTCATATCTCTTTTATTGTAAATTGTAATATTCTatgtatttaaattattcaatgCTAGATTATATTATATTTGAAAATGTAAGTAAGAGACATACAATTTGTTGTATAATAATattgaaattatagaaaataagTTTGTACTTTAGTCCTtatattctcaaaattttatgATTCATGACTCTAGAAATTTTGCAAACTGTTGTGAAAGGTCCATGCATTAGAACTACATTTTGGGGATAATATCCAAATTGCTTTCTTCCATTAAATGACTGGAGACATTACTGCATTTTGGTTCTTGGACTCGCTAATTAAGAGGGAAAATTAATTGTTTTGCTGATTGTAAGCTTCTCATGAAGTTGAAAATTGGAGGTATTTGCTTCAGACGAAATGAAATCGTTGGACTAGCCATGCCCAAGTTGCCATaattaatcaaaacaaaataGAATCTGCAAGTCAACTATATTGATTCGAAGTTAATATCATGAtctatatacatataatatatattagaaggtattttttttattgatttgatacAGTTAGATAATTCATCACCTGATTAATTAGAATCATCTAGGATCATACTTGATGCATGGTCATATTAATCTTTTAGAATTACCACAGCTCTAATATAAAGCAGAAAA
Encoded proteins:
- the LOC113755787 gene encoding putative disease resistance protein RGA1, coding for MEAFVGILVDTLNSMIQKESGLLCGVATDMEKIARLLSTIKAVLEDAEQKQFTDKAIQLWFQELNGVAYEIDDVLDDYAAEASRVKYKNSGCFSLMCYPIAGNLVFRHRIGTRMKEILEKFNAIADERIKLGLIDQKRGSNHFQVDSTGTRETGSLLKEPDLVLGRDEAKDEIVKILVNQVRDNQNVSVLPIVGVGGLGKTTLAQLVFNDERIAKHFEPKLWVWVSEDFNVKRIIKALINSIRGTPVEELELDPLQRKLQELLRGKRYLVVLDDVWNENLEEWEKLKSVLECGSRGSSIIMTTRMEKVATIIGTLQTYYLLSLSENHSWSLFRQRAFGRQEVEEYPNLVVIGKEIVKKCGGVPLAAKALGGFLRFKRQENEWNSVKCSEIWNLPQDTTHILPALRLSYLNLPVELRGCFAYCAAFPKGYEFEIEEVIHLWMANGLLSSNETMEVEDVGVAVLTELYYRSLFQAVKEDEFGNALTFKMHDLVHDLARSVMKAKHGGTESNRTMILGMPDDQLTVAFPITITGIDQCFSFLSKCGSLRALMVKSMESTQEEFTKLSHAISKLKHLRHLDLSRSLIVELPNSICDLWNLQILNLNDSLILLSLPKGMRFLRNLRHLCLQGCWSLTHMPSGIGKLTCLRTLSMVVLGGKKGFQLSELQDLNMLGGELTIGHLERIEDKKDAEEACLIKKHSLRWLNLYWDSERTLQRYNDEEVLEALKPCPNLQLLRVLGFNGSSFLSWISTVTKVTVNESAAEYIVGAQESTAAAAAMSPLLKQLTLENMPNLKGMLGREVPGTPGVFSQLQSLSFKDCPMLTLPLPRMLSLKELCVDSCPNMAWVSISNLTALKELTIKHSPELEPLPEEGLRGLASLQELHLVRCYNLVSLSMGTKALKSLTRLCINGSHATALPEEVKNFPALQKLELENFRNLTSLPDWFGDHLTSLQDLTLKYCPLETFPSSIQKMTTLQHLTIFRCYRLGRQCKRGGEEWHKIKHIPDLKIEN